CGACCGGCGAGATGGACAGCGCGATGCTGGTGGACAGCGCGCGGATGCCGGTGAGCGCGTTGAGGCTGTCGTTCATCTGGTTCGGCCAGCCGGTGATGGCGTAGCTGGAGTGGCCGACACCGCCGGCGGTCACGCCGTCCCAGCGCTCCTTGAGGCCCACCGGGCGCTGCGAGCCGAGGACGTTGTGCAGCTCCGCCGAGGAGATCCCGGCCTGCAGCAGCTCGTCCGGGTCCAGCGGGCGGCTCGGGACCCCGCGCCGCTCCAGGGCGTTCCGGACGCGCGACATCGCGCCGATGAGCGCGCGCTGCGCACCGAGGACACCGCCACCGCGCTCGCCGATCGCCTTGGCGCAGCGCTGCGGGTCCAGCCGCACCGCGATCCAGGTGGTGCGCCGCGCCGCCGCGGGCAGCCGACCCAGGACCTCGAGGTAGGAGTTCAGCGCCGGGGAGTTCGACGGCAGCGCCGCGCTGCCCGGGTAGCAGTGCCAGATGACCTGGATCGCGTCGAGCACGACACCGCGGTCCTCCAGGCACGGCGCCAGCACGCCCAGCGGCAGGTTCGGCGCGCTGTCAACGGGGTTCAGCAGCGACGGCGGCGGCTCGACCATGAGCACGCCGGTCCACTTGCCGTTGTGCCAGGACAGGCCGACGGGGTTGCGGTCGTGGTCCTGGGTGCGGGCGATCACCAGGTCCTCGACCACCAGCCGCAGCAGCGCGACCCGGTGGTTCTCGTCCGGCCCGATGATGCCGTCACCGTCCTTGTCCACGGCCGGTTCCATGGCGTCGACGTTGGCCGGGTGGGAGACCCGGGTGTGGTTGCGGCCGCGGTACTCCAGCACCAGCCCGAACCACTGGGTGAACCAGCGGCCGCGGCGCCGCAGCAGCGCGAGGATGATGGTCAGCACGGCGATCCCGGCGCCGACCGGGAGCAGCACCTGCACCAGGTCCAGTTTCGCGCCGATGATCGCGAGGACGAGCCCGATGGCGAGGCCCACCTCGATGAGCACGATGTTGGCCGCAGGGATGCCGCCGAGCGTCACGCCGTTGATGCGCCGCCGACGCGCGCGGATGCGAGCGCGGGACGGGTTGGCGGGCCCGGGAGCTTTCGGCTGGGCCGGATGTTGCGTGGTCACGGACATCCGTTCGGTCTCTCCCCCTCGCAGGTAGGTGCGGCGCTCGGCGCGCTGGGACGCGAATCTTCGGGTCAGCCGCGTGAAGAGAATACTGACGGACTCGGTCGAACCGCACCCATTCGGTATCTCTCTGCGACTATCCTGCGAAACCGTACCTCGGACGGGAGAGCTGTAGGCGAAGAATGGCATCAACACCCACAACCAAGTCACAGGTCCAGGCGTACCGGTTCGTGCTCCGACGCATGGAGTCCGCGCTGGTGCGCAAAGACGCGGTGATGCTCCACGATCCGATGGGTTCGCACAAGCGGGCCACGATCGCCGGGGCCGTGCTCGCCGCCATCGCATGCATCGGGTTCCTGGTGTGGGGCCTGTTCGGCGGCATGGGTTCGGTGCCGCAACCGGGGTCGATCGTCATCGGCAAGGAGACCGGCAGCGTCTTCGTCGTCACGTCCGACGAAGACGCGGAGAAGCGGCTCATCCCGATGCTCAACGTGGCGTCGGCGAAGCTGTTGGTGATGGCGCAGGGCGGCGCGCAGGGCGGTGGCCCGATCCCGACCACGGTGGTGAAGGAGTCGGCGCTGGCGGAGATCCCGCGCGGTTCGCTCACCGGTCTGGTCAACGCCCCGACCTACCTGCCGGACGCGAAGAACATCGCCGAGCCGTCGTGGGCGATCTGCGACGTCGGCCAGGTCAAGGACACCCTCAACGACGCCCGCGTGGAGGCGGCGACCAAGGTCCAGACGACCGTCATCGGCGGGGACGGGCACCACGGCACCGAGCTGCGGCCGGACCAGTCGCTGTACGTCAAGGACCAGACCTCCGGCCGGGAGTACCTCGTCTACCGGGTGGAGGACCTGCCCGGCAAGCCGCACACCCACGTGGTCAAGTCGATGGTCAACCGCAACGAGACCACGATCCTGGACATGTACGGCCTGCGGGGCGCGACGCCGCGCACCATCAGCACGCACATGCTCAACGCCATCCCCGAGGTGCCGGCGCTGCGCGTGCCGGCCATCGACGGTGACGGCGACCAGCTGAGCTACATGAGCAACCGCAAGGTCGGTGACGTGGTGCGCCGGACCGTCCCGGGCCAGCCGGACGAGTTCTACCTGCTGCTGCCGAGCGGCAAGCAGAAGATCAGCGAGGGCGCGGCGGCGGTGCTGCACGCGGACAAGACCAACAGCCGGGACATCCCGAACGCGACCGGTGCCGTCACCGACGCCGACGAGGCCGACGACGACGAGAAGATCAACCTCTCCCACTTCCCGGTGGCGGTGCCCAGCCCGGTCACCTTCCAGCAGTCCGACACCTCGTGCCTGAGCTGGAAGAACGTCAACGGCGACCAGAACATCACGGTCACCCTGAACAAGGGCACGCCGGCGGTGAAGCCGGCGGTCAAGCTGGCGCAGTACGACGGGACCGGCCCGAACGTCGACTACTTCTACATGCCGGCGGGCAAGGCGGCCGTGGTGCGCGCCACCTCGAACGAGGCCGGTGCGGACAGCGGTCCGCTGTTCCTGGTCTCCGACCAGGGCGTGCAGTACGGCATCAAGGACGTCGCCACCGCGCAGGGTCTCGGCGTGGTCGGCGGTGCCGGTGACATCAAGGCGGGTCCGTCCTGGCTGACGCGGGTGCTGCCCAAGGGCGACTTCCTCGACCCGGCCAACGCGAGCATGACCTACGACGCGGTGCCTGTCGGTCCGGGCGTCAACCGCCCGCCGAAGAACACCCAGCAGCAGGCCGGAGCGGCCCCGATGATGGGGAGCTGATCTCCGGCCCAGCTCGAGGGGAACCGAACAGGCACGCTCGAACGTCCGAGGAACGAGCACATCCGCCCGC
This region of Saccharopolyspora hordei genomic DNA includes:
- the eccE gene encoding type VII secretion protein EccE; translation: MSVTTQHPAQPKAPGPANPSRARIRARRRRINGVTLGGIPAANIVLIEVGLAIGLVLAIIGAKLDLVQVLLPVGAGIAVLTIILALLRRRGRWFTQWFGLVLEYRGRNHTRVSHPANVDAMEPAVDKDGDGIIGPDENHRVALLRLVVEDLVIARTQDHDRNPVGLSWHNGKWTGVLMVEPPPSLLNPVDSAPNLPLGVLAPCLEDRGVVLDAIQVIWHCYPGSAALPSNSPALNSYLEVLGRLPAAARRTTWIAVRLDPQRCAKAIGERGGGVLGAQRALIGAMSRVRNALERRGVPSRPLDPDELLQAGISSAELHNVLGSQRPVGLKERWDGVTAGGVGHSSYAITGWPNQMNDSLNALTGIRALSTSIALSISPVGEEGEVGLRGLVRVSARTPAELDTADERLKAISNRLGLTLTPLRGSQLAGYAATLPLGGAA
- the eccB gene encoding type VII secretion protein EccB — its product is MASTPTTKSQVQAYRFVLRRMESALVRKDAVMLHDPMGSHKRATIAGAVLAAIACIGFLVWGLFGGMGSVPQPGSIVIGKETGSVFVVTSDEDAEKRLIPMLNVASAKLLVMAQGGAQGGGPIPTTVVKESALAEIPRGSLTGLVNAPTYLPDAKNIAEPSWAICDVGQVKDTLNDARVEAATKVQTTVIGGDGHHGTELRPDQSLYVKDQTSGREYLVYRVEDLPGKPHTHVVKSMVNRNETTILDMYGLRGATPRTISTHMLNAIPEVPALRVPAIDGDGDQLSYMSNRKVGDVVRRTVPGQPDEFYLLLPSGKQKISEGAAAVLHADKTNSRDIPNATGAVTDADEADDDEKINLSHFPVAVPSPVTFQQSDTSCLSWKNVNGDQNITVTLNKGTPAVKPAVKLAQYDGTGPNVDYFYMPAGKAAVVRATSNEAGADSGPLFLVSDQGVQYGIKDVATAQGLGVVGGAGDIKAGPSWLTRVLPKGDFLDPANASMTYDAVPVGPGVNRPPKNTQQQAGAAPMMGS